From the Pseudomonas putida genome, one window contains:
- the hflK gene encoding FtsH protease activity modulator HflK, with the protein MAWNEPGGNSNNQDPWGGRRGGGGGGDKKGPPDLDEAFRKLQDSLNGMFGSGKKRGGGDRNVGKGGGYGLLGIGLAVLAAIWLYSAVYVVDEQEQAVVLRFGKYYETVGPGLNIYFPPIDRKYMENVTRERAYTKQGQMLTEDENIVEVPLTVQYKISNLQDFVLNVDQPEVSLQHATDSALRHVVGSTSMDQVLTEGREQMAVDIRERLQRFLDNYRTGITVTQVNVQSAAAPREVQEAFDDVIRAREDEQRARNQAESYANGVVPEARGQAQRIIEDANGYRDEVIARAKGEADRFTKLVAEYRKAPDVTRQRLYLETMQEVYSNTSKVLVTAKDGQNNLLYLPLDKMVEGSRNASAPSTSVSPSVNDAAARAAQDLQQQQQPLRTRESR; encoded by the coding sequence ATGGCTTGGAACGAGCCGGGTGGCAACTCGAACAATCAGGATCCCTGGGGCGGCCGTCGCGGTGGCGGCGGTGGTGGCGACAAGAAGGGTCCGCCGGATCTGGACGAGGCCTTCCGCAAGCTGCAGGACAGCCTGAACGGCATGTTCGGCAGTGGCAAGAAACGTGGCGGCGGTGACCGCAATGTCGGCAAGGGTGGCGGCTATGGTCTGCTGGGCATTGGCCTGGCGGTGCTTGCTGCAATCTGGCTGTACAGCGCCGTGTACGTGGTCGACGAACAGGAGCAGGCCGTGGTGCTGCGCTTCGGCAAGTACTATGAGACGGTCGGTCCCGGCCTGAACATCTACTTCCCGCCAATCGATCGCAAGTACATGGAAAACGTCACGCGCGAGCGTGCCTACACCAAGCAGGGGCAGATGCTCACCGAAGACGAGAACATCGTCGAGGTGCCGCTGACCGTCCAGTACAAGATCAGCAACCTGCAGGACTTCGTGCTTAACGTCGACCAGCCTGAGGTCAGCCTGCAGCATGCGACCGACAGCGCCCTGCGCCACGTGGTGGGTTCCACCTCGATGGACCAGGTGTTGACCGAGGGCCGTGAGCAGATGGCCGTGGATATCCGCGAGCGCCTGCAGCGCTTCCTCGACAACTACCGCACCGGTATCACCGTCACCCAGGTCAACGTACAGAGCGCGGCAGCCCCGCGTGAAGTGCAGGAAGCCTTCGACGACGTGATTCGCGCCCGCGAAGACGAGCAGCGTGCCCGCAACCAGGCCGAGTCCTACGCCAATGGCGTGGTGCCGGAAGCCCGCGGTCAGGCCCAGCGCATCATCGAGGACGCCAACGGTTACCGCGACGAAGTCATCGCCCGCGCCAAGGGTGAGGCTGATCGCTTCACCAAGCTGGTCGCCGAGTACCGCAAGGCCCCTGACGTGACCCGTCAGCGCCTGTACCTGGAGACCATGCAAGAGGTCTACAGCAATACCAGCAAGGTTCTGGTCACGGCCAAGGACGGGCAGAACAACCTGCTCTACCTGCCGCTGGACAAGATGGTCGAAGGCAGCCGCAACGCGTCCGCGCCAAGCACCAGCGTCAGCCCGTCGGTCAACGATGCGGCCGCGCGTGCCGCGCAGGACTTGCAACAGCAACAGCAGCCACTGCGCACTAGGGAGAGCCGCTGA
- the hflX gene encoding ribosome rescue GTPase HflX — protein MFFERHGGGERALLVHLEGQNPEAREDPQEFQELALSAGADIVSLATVARHQPTAKYLIGSGKVEELRDLVKAEQVDLVIFNHTLTPSQERNLERVFECRVLDRTGLILDIFAQRARTHEGKLQVELAQLDHMSTRLVRGWTHLERQKGGIGLRGPGETQLETDRRLLRVRIRQIKGRLEKVRSQREQARRGRKRADIPSVSLVGYTNAGKSTLFNALTESEVYAADQLFATLDPTLRRLELADLGPIVLADTVGFIRHLPHKLVEAFRATLEESSNSDLLLHVIDAHEPERMEQIEQVLAVLGEIGAEGLPILEVYNKLDLLEDVEPQIQRDADGKPQRVWVSARDGRGLELVGQAIAELLGDDLFVGTLCLEQRFARLRAQFFALGAVRSEEHDEEGRSLLSVRLPRVELNRLVSREGMEPQVFVEQHTLQ, from the coding sequence TTGTTCTTTGAGCGCCACGGTGGTGGTGAGCGGGCGTTGCTCGTTCACTTGGAAGGTCAGAACCCTGAGGCGCGCGAAGACCCGCAGGAGTTTCAGGAACTGGCACTGTCGGCCGGAGCCGACATCGTCTCGTTGGCCACGGTAGCCAGGCATCAGCCTACGGCCAAATACCTGATTGGCAGCGGCAAGGTCGAGGAATTGCGCGACCTGGTCAAAGCCGAACAGGTAGACCTGGTGATTTTCAATCACACCCTCACGCCCAGTCAGGAACGCAACCTCGAGCGCGTCTTCGAGTGTCGCGTGCTTGACCGTACCGGGCTGATTCTCGACATCTTCGCCCAGCGGGCGCGTACCCATGAAGGCAAGCTGCAGGTCGAACTGGCCCAGCTCGACCACATGAGCACGCGGCTGGTGCGCGGTTGGACCCACCTTGAGCGGCAGAAGGGTGGTATCGGCCTGCGTGGCCCGGGTGAAACCCAGCTGGAAACCGACCGCCGTCTGCTGCGGGTACGCATCCGCCAGATCAAGGGGCGCCTGGAGAAGGTGCGCAGCCAGCGCGAGCAGGCCCGTCGTGGCCGCAAGCGCGCGGATATCCCTTCGGTTTCTTTGGTTGGCTACACCAACGCCGGCAAGTCCACACTGTTTAATGCCCTGACCGAATCCGAGGTGTACGCGGCCGATCAGCTGTTCGCCACGCTCGACCCGACCTTGCGCCGGCTCGAACTGGCCGACCTGGGGCCGATCGTGCTGGCGGACACCGTGGGCTTCATTCGCCACCTGCCGCACAAGCTGGTCGAGGCATTTCGGGCTACGCTCGAAGAGTCGAGCAACTCGGACCTGCTGCTGCATGTGATCGACGCCCATGAGCCAGAGCGCATGGAGCAGATCGAGCAAGTGCTGGCCGTGTTGGGAGAGATCGGTGCCGAAGGCTTGCCGATCCTCGAGGTCTATAACAAACTCGACCTGCTCGAAGATGTCGAGCCGCAGATCCAGCGCGATGCCGATGGCAAGCCGCAGCGGGTCTGGGTGTCGGCACGAGATGGACGTGGCCTGGAGCTGGTCGGCCAGGCGATTGCCGAGTTGCTGGGGGATGATCTGTTTGTCGGTACCCTTTGCCTGGAGCAGCGTTTTGCCCGCTTGCGCGCGCAATTCTTTGCCCTGGGTGCCGTGCGAAGTGAAGAGCATGACGAAGAAGGGCGCAGCCTGCTGAGTGTTCGGCTGCCCAGGGTCGAGTTGAATCGCCTGGTCAGTCGTGAAGGCATGGAGCCGCAAGTGTTTGTCGAGCAACACACTTTGCAATAA
- the hfq gene encoding RNA chaperone Hfq, translated as MSKGHSLQDPYLNQLRKEKVPVSIYLVNGIKLQGSIESFDQFVVLLKNTVSQMVYKHAISTVVPARPVRLPSPTDGEHGDSEPGNA; from the coding sequence ATGTCAAAAGGGCATTCGCTACAAGACCCTTACTTGAATCAACTGAGAAAGGAAAAGGTCCCGGTATCGATCTATCTGGTCAACGGGATCAAGCTGCAGGGCTCGATCGAATCCTTCGACCAGTTCGTGGTACTGCTGAAGAACACCGTCAGCCAGATGGTCTACAAGCACGCCATTTCGACCGTAGTTCCGGCCCGTCCGGTCCGCCTGCCAAGCCCGACCGACGGCGAGCACGGCGACAGCGAGCCAGGCAACGCCTGA
- the miaA gene encoding tRNA (adenosine(37)-N6)-dimethylallyltransferase MiaA, which translates to MSGKPPAIFLMGPTAAGKTDLAIELTKVLPCELISVDSALVYRGLDIGSAKPSKEILAAYPHRLIDIRDPAESYSAAQFRADALEAMADITARGKIPLLVGGTMLYYKALIEGLADMPAADAAVRAELEAQAEALGLAELHRQLAEVDPESAARIHPNDPQRLIRALEVYRVSGESMTAHRQRQFAESSGADAGASGHLPYTVASLAIAPADRHILHKRIALRFSQMLEQGFVDEVRSLRARSDLHAGLPSIRAVGYRQVWDYLDGKLTENEMRERGIIATRQLAKRQFTWLRGWPDVHWLDSLACDNLSRTLKYLGAVSILS; encoded by the coding sequence ATGAGCGGCAAACCCCCTGCAATTTTCCTCATGGGCCCGACGGCGGCCGGCAAGACCGACCTCGCCATCGAACTGACCAAGGTCCTGCCCTGCGAGCTGATCAGTGTCGACTCGGCGCTGGTCTATCGTGGCCTGGACATTGGTTCGGCCAAGCCTTCCAAAGAGATTCTGGCGGCCTACCCGCACCGGCTCATCGATATCCGCGACCCGGCTGAAAGCTACTCGGCCGCGCAATTTCGTGCCGACGCCCTGGAAGCGATGGCCGATATCACCGCGCGCGGCAAGATTCCGCTGCTGGTCGGCGGCACCATGCTTTATTACAAGGCGCTGATCGAAGGCCTGGCAGACATGCCGGCGGCCGATGCCGCCGTGCGCGCAGAGCTCGAGGCCCAGGCCGAGGCGCTGGGCCTGGCTGAGTTGCACCGGCAACTCGCAGAAGTCGACCCGGAGTCGGCGGCGCGTATTCACCCCAACGACCCACAGCGGCTGATCCGCGCGCTGGAAGTTTACCGGGTGAGCGGCGAGAGCATGACAGCTCATCGCCAGCGTCAATTCGCGGAAAGTAGCGGCGCAGACGCAGGCGCTAGCGGGCATTTGCCCTATACTGTCGCGAGTTTGGCGATTGCGCCTGCGGATCGTCACATTCTGCATAAGCGAATTGCGTTACGATTTTCACAGATGCTGGAACAGGGCTTCGTCGACGAGGTCCGATCGCTGCGAGCCAGAAGTGACTTGCACGCCGGACTGCCGTCTATACGGGCAGTGGGCTATCGACAGGTCTGGGACTACCTCGACGGCAAGCTGACTGAGAATGAGATGCGCGAACGCGGTATCATTGCCACTCGACAGCTGGCCAAGCGGCAGTTCACCTGGTTGCGTGGCTGGCCTGACGTGCATTGGCTTGACAGCCTGGCCTGCGACAATCTGTCCCGCACCTTGAAATACCTTGGGGCCGTCTCCATATTGAGCTGA
- the mutL gene encoding DNA mismatch repair endonuclease MutL — MSGGSRIQLLSPRLANQIAAGEVVERPASVAKELLENSLDSGARRIDVEVEQGGVKLLRVRDDGSGISADDLPLALARHATSKIRELEDLEGVLSLGFRGEALASISSVARLTLTSRTASAGEAWQVETEGRDMTPRVQPAAHPVGTSVEVRDLFFNTPARRKFLKAEKTEFDHLQEVIRRLALARFDVGFHLRHNGKSILSLHEAHDETARARRVGAICGPGFMEQALPIDVERNGLRLWGWVGLPTFSRSQADLQYFFVNGRAVRDKLVAHAVRQAYRDVLFNGRHPTFVLFLELEPNGVDVNVHPTKHEVRFREGRSVHDFLYGTLHRALADVRPEDQLAAPAAVPEVLRPTGQQVGEFGPQGEMRLASPVLEQPQHSISNGGSGAGYQYQYTPRPSQPLPAAESQAVYREFYKPLNSEGAPAASALPESQGDIPPLGYALAQLKGIYILAENAVGLVLVDMHAAHERIMYERLKVAMASEGLSGQPLLVPETLALSQREADCAEEHGQWFQRLGFELQRLGPETLAVRQIPALLKQAEANRLVQDVLADLMEYGTSDRIQAHLNELLGTMACHGAVRANRRLAIPEMNALLRDMENTERSGQCNHGRPTWTQMGLDDLDKLFLRGR, encoded by the coding sequence ATGAGTGGTGGTTCGCGCATCCAGCTGCTCAGCCCGCGGCTGGCCAACCAGATTGCCGCGGGTGAGGTGGTCGAGCGCCCGGCTTCGGTAGCCAAGGAGCTGTTGGAAAACAGCCTGGACTCCGGTGCCCGGCGCATTGATGTGGAAGTCGAGCAGGGCGGTGTGAAGCTGCTGCGGGTGCGTGACGATGGCAGCGGCATTTCCGCCGACGACCTGCCGCTGGCCCTGGCCCGTCACGCCACCAGCAAGATTCGCGAGCTGGAAGACCTTGAGGGCGTACTGAGCCTGGGCTTCCGGGGTGAGGCGCTGGCGTCGATCAGCTCGGTGGCGCGCCTGACTCTGACTTCGCGTACCGCCAGTGCTGGCGAAGCTTGGCAGGTCGAGACCGAAGGCCGTGACATGACCCCGCGCGTGCAGCCCGCTGCGCATCCGGTCGGCACTTCGGTGGAAGTACGCGACCTGTTCTTCAATACCCCGGCCCGGCGCAAGTTCCTCAAGGCCGAAAAGACCGAATTCGATCACCTGCAGGAAGTCATTCGCCGTCTGGCCCTGGCCCGCTTCGATGTCGGCTTTCACCTGCGCCACAACGGCAAGAGCATCCTCAGCCTGCATGAGGCACATGACGAAACTGCCCGTGCCCGACGGGTTGGCGCCATCTGCGGCCCAGGCTTCATGGAGCAGGCGCTGCCGATCGACGTCGAGCGCAATGGCCTGAGGCTGTGGGGCTGGGTCGGCCTGCCGACGTTCTCGCGCAGCCAGGCCGATTTGCAGTACTTCTTCGTCAACGGCCGTGCGGTGCGCGACAAGCTCGTCGCCCATGCCGTGCGCCAGGCCTATCGCGACGTGCTGTTCAACGGCCGGCACCCGACCTTCGTGCTGTTCCTCGAACTCGAGCCGAATGGCGTCGACGTCAACGTGCACCCGACCAAGCACGAAGTGCGCTTCCGCGAAGGCCGCTCGGTGCATGACTTCCTCTATGGCACGCTACACCGTGCCCTGGCTGACGTGCGCCCGGAGGATCAACTGGCTGCGCCTGCCGCCGTGCCTGAAGTGCTTCGCCCGACCGGGCAGCAGGTCGGTGAGTTCGGCCCTCAGGGTGAAATGCGCCTGGCCTCGCCAGTGCTCGAACAGCCACAGCATTCCATTTCCAATGGCGGCAGTGGCGCCGGTTACCAGTATCAGTACACGCCGCGCCCTTCGCAGCCGTTGCCGGCTGCCGAGTCCCAGGCGGTCTATCGCGAGTTCTACAAGCCACTGAACAGCGAGGGCGCACCAGCCGCTTCGGCACTGCCGGAAAGCCAGGGTGACATCCCGCCGCTGGGTTATGCCCTGGCCCAGCTCAAGGGCATCTACATCCTCGCCGAGAATGCCGTTGGCCTGGTGCTTGTGGACATGCACGCGGCCCACGAGCGCATCATGTACGAGCGCCTCAAGGTAGCCATGGCCAGCGAAGGCCTCAGCGGCCAGCCGCTGCTGGTGCCGGAAACCCTGGCGCTAAGCCAGCGCGAGGCCGATTGTGCCGAAGAGCATGGCCAGTGGTTCCAGCGCCTGGGCTTCGAGCTGCAGCGCCTGGGCCCCGAGACACTGGCGGTCCGCCAGATCCCGGCGCTGCTCAAGCAGGCCGAGGCCAATCGCCTGGTTCAGGATGTGCTCGCCGACCTGATGGAATACGGCACCAGCGACCGCATCCAGGCGCACCTCAACGAACTGCTCGGCACCATGGCCTGCCACGGCGCCGTGCGCGCCAACCGACGGCTGGCCATCCCCGAGATGAACGCCCTGCTGCGCGACATGGAAAACACCGAGCGCAGCGGCCAGTGCAACCACGGCCGTCCGACCTGGACCCAGATGGGCCTGGACGACCTGGACAAACTATTCCTGCGCGGTCGATGA
- a CDS encoding N-acetylmuramoyl-L-alanine amidase translates to MRIRALVAVVGLLLTAVTVDALAVTQVKSVRLWRAPDNTRLVFDLSGPVQHSVFTLSAPDRLVIDINGATLAAPLNVSTANTPISSVRSAQRTPTDLRVVVDLKKSVTPKSFTLAPNAQYGNRLVVDLYDQEADAIAATAPTPPPTPVQTPATTPAVPVTPAQPAIKLPPVPSGKRDIVVAIDAGHGGEDPGASGSRGQHEKDIVLQIAKELQRQINTEKGYRAELTRTGDYFIPLRKRTEIARKKGADLFISIHADAAPSRAAFGASVFALSDRGATSETARWLADTENRSDLIGGAGNVSLDDKDRMLAGVLLDLSMTATLSSSLNVGQKVLGNMGRVTSLHKQRVEQAGFMVLKSPDIPSILVETGFISNNNEAAKLATASHQQALARSIHTGVRQYFQQNPPPGTYIAWLRDSGKIAQGPREHTVRPGETLAMLAVRYQVSVSSLRSTNSLKTDELKVGQHLDIPATTLASQ, encoded by the coding sequence ATGCGCATACGCGCACTGGTCGCTGTCGTTGGATTGCTGCTGACAGCGGTGACCGTTGACGCTCTGGCCGTCACTCAAGTCAAGAGCGTGCGCCTGTGGCGCGCGCCGGACAACACGCGGTTGGTCTTCGATCTGTCCGGCCCCGTGCAGCATAGCGTCTTCACCCTCAGTGCACCCGATCGCCTGGTGATCGACATCAATGGCGCGACCTTGGCCGCGCCGCTGAACGTGTCGACCGCGAATACGCCGATCAGCAGCGTGCGCTCGGCCCAACGTACGCCCACCGATCTGCGTGTGGTGGTCGACCTGAAGAAGTCGGTCACGCCCAAGAGCTTCACCCTGGCGCCCAATGCCCAGTACGGCAACCGCCTGGTGGTCGACCTGTACGACCAGGAAGCCGACGCCATAGCCGCCACGGCGCCGACCCCGCCGCCAACCCCGGTGCAGACACCGGCAACCACGCCAGCGGTACCGGTGACCCCGGCTCAACCGGCAATCAAACTGCCGCCAGTGCCGAGTGGCAAGCGCGACATCGTGGTTGCCATCGATGCCGGTCATGGCGGTGAAGACCCGGGCGCATCCGGCTCGCGCGGCCAGCACGAGAAAGACATCGTGCTGCAGATCGCCAAGGAGTTGCAGCGCCAGATCAACACCGAGAAGGGTTACCGCGCCGAGCTGACCCGTACCGGTGATTACTTCATCCCGTTGCGCAAACGCACCGAGATTGCCCGCAAGAAGGGTGCCGACCTGTTCATCTCGATCCACGCCGACGCCGCACCGTCGCGCGCCGCCTTTGGCGCCTCGGTGTTCGCCCTGTCCGACCGTGGCGCCACTTCCGAGACCGCGCGCTGGCTGGCCGACACGGAAAACCGTTCCGACCTGATCGGCGGTGCCGGCAACGTCAGCCTCGATGACAAGGACCGCATGCTCGCGGGCGTGCTGCTCGACCTGTCGATGACCGCCACGCTGAGTTCCAGCCTGAACGTCGGGCAAAAAGTGCTGGGCAACATGGGGCGCGTCACCTCGCTGCACAAGCAGCGGGTGGAACAGGCAGGCTTCATGGTACTGAAGTCGCCAGATATCCCGTCGATCCTCGTTGAAACCGGGTTCATCTCGAACAACAACGAGGCGGCCAAGCTGGCCACCGCCAGTCATCAGCAGGCGTTGGCGCGCTCGATTCATACCGGCGTGCGCCAGTACTTCCAGCAGAACCCGCCGCCTGGCACCTACATTGCCTGGCTGCGTGACAGCGGCAAGATTGCCCAGGGGCCGCGTGAGCACACCGTGCGGCCGGGCGAAACCCTGGCGATGCTCGCCGTGCGCTATCAGGTCAGCGTGAGCAGCCTGCGCAGCACCAACAGCCTCAAGACCGATGAGCTGAAGGTCGGCCAGCACCTCGATATCCCCGCTACCACGCTGGCCTCGCAATGA
- the tsaE gene encoding tRNA (adenosine(37)-N6)-threonylcarbamoyltransferase complex ATPase subunit type 1 TsaE, which yields MAEVTGGRGVIFLEGDLGAGKTTLSRGLIRGLGHTGAVKSPTFTVVEPYEIGEVRAFHFDLYRLVDPEELEFMGIRDYFEGDPLCLFEWPQKGAGVLPKPDLTITISPQAGGRSLDLTPQGARGEAWCTALAEHYKQ from the coding sequence ATGGCCGAGGTGACCGGCGGTCGTGGCGTTATTTTCCTGGAAGGCGACCTGGGGGCGGGCAAGACCACGCTCTCGCGTGGCCTGATCCGTGGGCTGGGCCATACTGGTGCAGTGAAAAGTCCGACTTTCACCGTGGTAGAACCCTACGAAATCGGTGAAGTACGCGCCTTCCATTTCGACCTGTATCGCCTGGTCGACCCGGAAGAGCTGGAGTTCATGGGCATTCGTGACTATTTCGAGGGCGATCCGCTGTGCCTGTTCGAATGGCCACAAAAGGGTGCGGGCGTTTTGCCAAAGCCCGACCTGACCATTACCATAAGCCCTCAAGCGGGCGGCCGCTCGCTTGACCTTACGCCGCAGGGGGCTCGCGGCGAGGCCTGGTGCACTGCACTGGCCGAACACTATAAACAGTAA
- a CDS encoding NAD(P)H-hydrate dehydratase, which translates to MPQTKHSSNAPQLLSSVTVARLPARHAHAHKGDFGHVLVVGGDLGTGGAVLLSAEAALRCGAGLVSVATRPEHVMAGLARMPETMCLGVESANQLVAVLERASVLVVGPGLGQAAWGRSLLSAVANAERPQVWDADALNLLARTPLALPSGSILTPHPGEAARLLGISTEAVQADRPGAARKLARRYASVCVLKGAGTLVADPAGQLALCNRGHPAMAGAGLGDVLTGVLAALLAQGLDAWSAAGLGVWLHACAGERLGVKGRGLAASDLAPVIRELLEEHSACLA; encoded by the coding sequence ATGCCGCAGACCAAACACTCCAGTAATGCCCCGCAACTGCTCAGCAGCGTGACTGTCGCACGCCTGCCGGCGCGTCATGCGCATGCCCATAAAGGCGACTTCGGCCATGTGCTGGTCGTCGGTGGCGACTTGGGCACCGGCGGCGCCGTGCTGCTCAGTGCCGAGGCTGCGCTGCGCTGCGGTGCCGGACTGGTCAGCGTGGCGACGCGCCCGGAGCATGTCATGGCCGGGCTGGCGCGCATGCCAGAAACCATGTGCCTGGGGGTCGAGTCGGCCAATCAGTTGGTTGCAGTGCTGGAGCGTGCCTCGGTGCTGGTGGTGGGGCCCGGGCTGGGTCAGGCTGCCTGGGGCCGTAGCCTGCTGTCAGCGGTGGCCAACGCCGAGCGGCCGCAGGTGTGGGATGCCGACGCCCTGAACCTGCTGGCTCGCACGCCACTGGCGCTACCCAGTGGCAGCATCCTCACCCCGCACCCGGGGGAGGCGGCGCGGCTGCTGGGCATATCCACCGAGGCTGTGCAGGCCGATCGCCCCGGGGCGGCGCGCAAGTTGGCACGCCGCTATGCCAGTGTCTGCGTGCTCAAGGGGGCCGGCACCCTGGTGGCAGACCCCGCCGGCCAGCTGGCGCTGTGCAATCGAGGGCATCCGGCAATGGCCGGCGCAGGGCTGGGCGACGTGCTGACCGGCGTGCTGGCGGCGTTGCTGGCCCAGGGGCTGGATGCCTGGAGCGCGGCTGGCCTGGGGGTATGGCTGCACGCCTGTGCAGGAGAGCGCCTGGGCGTCAAAGGTAGAGGCCTGGCAGCCAGTGATCTGGCGCCGGTCATTCGTGAATTGTTGGAGGAGCATTCTGCGTGTCTGGCTTAA
- the queG gene encoding tRNA epoxyqueuosine(34) reductase QueG: MSACTPDLAQLAQSIKIWGQELGFAHVGIAGVDLGEHEHHLQRWLEAGYQGEMEYLGAHGSKRAHPDQLIPGTVRVVSLRMDYLPGDTQMAQRLAQPEKAYVSRYALGRDYHKLVRKRVQFLADRIQEAIGPFGYRAFVDSAPVLEKALAEQAGLGWIGKNTLLLNRKAGSYFFLAELFVDLPLPVDEAHTSEHCGRCQACLDICPTQAFVGPYVLDARRCISYLTIELRGPIPVELRSMMGNRVFGCDDCQIVCPWNRFANHSKEQDFQPRHGLENAELAEMFLWDERTFLRKTEGGPLRRAGYERFLRNLAVGLGNAPSTIPVIEALKARREDESELVREHVEWALARHGVD; the protein is encoded by the coding sequence ATGTCCGCCTGTACGCCTGACCTCGCCCAACTGGCCCAATCCATCAAGATCTGGGGCCAAGAACTCGGTTTTGCCCACGTCGGCATCGCCGGTGTCGACCTTGGCGAACACGAACACCACCTGCAACGCTGGCTCGAGGCCGGCTACCAGGGCGAAATGGAGTACCTCGGCGCCCATGGCAGCAAGCGCGCCCACCCCGACCAGCTGATTCCCGGCACGGTACGCGTGGTGTCGCTGCGCATGGACTACCTGCCCGGCGACACGCAGATGGCGCAACGTCTGGCCCAGCCGGAAAAGGCCTACGTGTCGCGCTACGCCCTGGGCCGCGACTACCACAAGCTGGTGCGCAAGCGCGTGCAGTTCCTGGCGGACCGCATCCAGGAAGCGATCGGCCCGTTCGGCTACCGCGCCTTCGTCGACAGCGCCCCGGTGCTGGAGAAGGCCCTTGCCGAGCAAGCCGGGCTGGGCTGGATTGGCAAGAATACCCTGCTGCTCAACCGCAAGGCCGGCAGCTACTTCTTCCTTGCCGAACTGTTCGTCGACCTGCCGCTGCCGGTGGACGAGGCGCATACCAGTGAACACTGCGGGCGCTGCCAGGCGTGCCTGGACATCTGCCCGACCCAGGCGTTCGTCGGGCCATACGTACTGGATGCGCGGCGCTGCATCTCCTACCTGACCATCGAGTTGCGCGGGCCCATTCCGGTCGAACTGCGCTCAATGATGGGCAATCGTGTGTTTGGCTGTGATGACTGCCAGATCGTCTGCCCCTGGAACCGCTTTGCCAATCACAGCAAGGAACAGGACTTCCAGCCACGGCATGGGCTGGAAAATGCCGAACTGGCTGAAATGTTCCTGTGGGACGAGCGCACCTTCCTGCGCAAGACCGAAGGCGGGCCGCTACGGCGGGCGGGGTATGAGCGATTCTTGCGCAACCTGGCGGTGGGGCTGGGTAATGCGCCTTCGACGATTCCGGTGATAGAGGCGTTGAAGGCTCGGCGGGAGGATGAGTCGGAACTGGTGCGCGAGCATGTCGAATGGGCGCTGGCCCGGCACGGCGTTGATTAG
- a CDS encoding trimeric intracellular cation channel family protein — translation MLLMLYLIAITAEAMTGALSAGRRGMDWFGVVLIACVTALGGGSVRDVLLGHYPLTWVKHPEYLVLTSCAALLTIFIAPMMRRLRSLFLVLDALGLVAFTLIGCMTALEMGQGMLVASISGVITGVFGGILRDIFCNDIPLVFRRELYASVSFAAAWFYLGCVYFKLPAEQAMLLTLFGGFLVRLLAIRFHWEMPKFHYNDQQ, via the coding sequence ATGTTGTTGATGCTCTACCTGATCGCCATCACCGCCGAAGCCATGACCGGTGCCCTGTCCGCCGGCCGCCGCGGCATGGACTGGTTTGGCGTGGTGTTGATCGCCTGCGTGACTGCCCTGGGTGGTGGCTCGGTGCGCGACGTGCTGCTTGGGCATTACCCGCTGACATGGGTGAAGCACCCGGAATACCTGGTGTTGACCAGCTGCGCCGCGCTCCTGACGATTTTCATCGCGCCGATGATGCGCCGTTTGCGTTCGCTGTTCCTGGTGCTGGATGCCTTGGGCCTGGTGGCCTTTACCCTGATTGGCTGCATGACCGCGCTGGAGATGGGGCAGGGCATGCTGGTGGCGTCGATCAGCGGGGTGATCACCGGGGTGTTTGGTGGGATCCTGCGGGATATCTTCTGCAACGACATTCCGCTGGTGTTCCGTCGCGAGCTGTATGCCAGTGTGTCGTTTGCGGCGGCCTGGTTCTATCTGGGCTGCGTGTACTTCAAGCTACCGGCGGAGCAAGCGATGCTGCTGACCTTGTTCGGTGGCTTCCTGGTGCGTTTGCTGGCGATCCGTTTCCATTGGGAAATGCCCAAGTTTCACTACAACGACCAGCAGTGA
- the orn gene encoding oligoribonuclease — MQNPQNLIWIDLEMTGLDPDHDVIIEMATIVTDSELNTLAEGPVIAIHHSDEVLARMDEWNTRTHGASGLTQRVRDSKISMAEAEAQTIAFLEQWVPKGKSPICGNSICQDRRFLYRHMRGLENYFHYRNLDVSTLKELAARWAPDVRDSFKKGSTHLALDDIRESIAELRHYREHFIKV, encoded by the coding sequence ATGCAGAACCCACAGAACCTGATCTGGATCGATCTGGAAATGACCGGCCTGGATCCGGACCACGACGTCATCATCGAGATGGCCACCATCGTCACCGACAGCGAGCTCAACACCCTGGCCGAAGGCCCGGTGATCGCCATCCACCACAGTGACGAAGTGCTGGCGCGCATGGATGAATGGAACACCCGCACCCATGGCGCCTCGGGCCTGACCCAGCGCGTGCGTGACAGCAAGATCAGCATGGCCGAAGCCGAAGCGCAGACCATCGCCTTCCTCGAGCAGTGGGTGCCAAAAGGCAAGTCGCCGATCTGCGGCAACAGTATCTGCCAGGATCGACGCTTCCTCTATCGGCACATGCGCGGCCTGGAAAACTACTTCCACTATCGCAACCTCGATGTCTCCACCCTGAAAGAGCTGGCCGCACGCTGGGCGCCGGATGTGCGTGACAGCTTCAAGAAGGGCAGCACCCACCTGGCGCTGGACGATATCCGCGAGTCGATCGCCGAACTGCGTCACTACCGCGAGCATTTCATCAAGGTGTGA